A single Entelurus aequoreus isolate RoL-2023_Sb linkage group LG11, RoL_Eaeq_v1.1, whole genome shotgun sequence DNA region contains:
- the LOC133660686 gene encoding terminal nucleotidyltransferase 5A-like, with amino-acid sequence MESGDSSSDHSRRFCVLSWDQVRRLDSILGEAVPIHGRGNFPTLSMSPRQIVQVVRARLEDKGVCVKDVRLNGSAASHVLHQDTGLGYKDLDLIFGVSLKDDQAFRLVKDVVLDCLFDFLPAGVSKERITALTLKEAYVQKLVKVCNDTDRWSLISLSNNTGKNVELKFVDSLRRQFEFSVDSFQICLDSLLLFDRCSETPMSESFHPTVIGESVYGNFREAMDHLCQRKIATRSPEEIRGGGLLKYCHLLVRGFRPNSEADMKHMQRYMCSRFFIDFSDIGEQQRKLEAYLQNHFAGMEHKRYECLMTLHQVVNESTVCLMGHERRQTLNLISTLALKALAEQNAIPTVTNVTCYYQPAPYVRDINFSNYYVAHVQAPHMSPCATSYQTWLPCS; translated from the exons ATGGAGAGCGGGGATTCTTCTTCGGATCACAGCCGGCGTTTCTGCGTGTTGTCCTGGGATCAGGTGCGGCGTTTGGACTCCATCCTGGGGGAGGCTGTGCCCATCCACGGCCGTGGGAACTTCCCCACCCTGTCCATGAGCCCCAGACAGATTGTccag GTGGTGCGGGCTCGGCTGGAGGACAAAGGCGTGTGCGTCAAAGACGTGCGGCTGAACGGCTCGGCCGCCAGCCACGTTCTGCACCAGGACACCGGTCTGGGCTACAAGGACCTGGACCTGATCTTCGGCGTGTCGCTAAAGGACGACCAGGCCTTCCGTCTGGTGAAGGACGTGGTGCTGGACTGCCTGTTCGACTTCCTCCCCGCCGGCGTCTCCAAGGAGCGCATCACGGCGCTGACCCTCAAAGAGGCGTATGTGCAGAAACTGGTGAAAGTCTGCAACGACACGGACCGCTGGAGCCTCATCTCGCTGTCCAACAACACAGGCAAGAACGTGGAGCTTAAATTTGTGGACTCTTTGAGGCGGCAGTTTGAGTTCAGCGTGGACTCCTTCCAGATTTGCCTCGACTCGCTGCTGCTGTTCGACCGCTGCTCGGAGACGCCCATGTCGGAGAGCTTTCACCCCACGGTGATCGGCGAGAGCGTGTACGGCAACTTCCGGGAGGCCATGGATCACTTGTGTCAGAGGAAAATAGCCACGCGAAGCCCCGAAGAAATCCGAGGGGGCGGCTTGTTGAagtactgccatctgctggtgcgAGGGTTCCGGCCCAACTCTGAGGCGGACATGAAGCACATGCAGCGCTACATGTGCTCGCGCTTCTTCATCGACTTCTCCGACATCGGCGAGCAGCAGAGGAAACTGGAGGCCTACCTTCAAAACCACTTCGCCGGCATGGAGCACAAACGATACGAGTGCCTGATGACGCTGCACCAGGTGGTGAACGAGAGCACCGTGTGCCTGATGGGCCACGAGCGGCGCCAGACGCTCAACCTCATCTCCACGCTGGCGCTGAAGGCGCTGGCTGAGCAGAACGCCATCCCCACGGTGACGAACGTTACGTGTTACTACCAGCCGGCGCCGTACGTGCGGGACATCAACTTCAGCAATTACTACGTCGCGCACGTGCAGGCGCCGCACATGTCGCCGTGCGCGACTTCCTATCAGACATGGCTGCCCTGCAGCTGA